CTGCAAGCCCAGAGCCACAGCACATGGCCACAGACCGGCCCGCACCCTGAGCATGAAGAAACGCGCCCAGGGCTGCCACCCCAGGTACACGCACCCCCTCTGTGCCCAGTGTGATCCTGCTGCCCCCAATCTCTCCTTCCcatgtctatttttttattgttttttttaaaaaatataactttgTAAATGTTCCAGAAAAATACTATTATTCCTAGGCAAACACAGACACTGCAATATGAAGAGTACCTGCTTTTCCTTTGCTCTATAAAATGTGAAAAGGTCATCGCACTGGATATTAGAAAAACGCCGGGATCTCTAAGTATCACAAAAGCCAGTACGGGATGGATGAGGGGGTGGGCCGGACGCCGGGTGGGaccccctcctccccagcctcTGCTCAGCAGTGGGGCCCGAAGCTGGCTTGGGGCAGGGACCTTCCATCTTGGCGCCGAGTGCGCCGTGGTGCTCTCCTCAAGGGGCCTGTGACGCCCTGCAGGGGCGGCGGGGCTGTGCCCGTCCCGACGCTGTCTCGCCAGCCCTCCCAGGGCTGCTGGCTCTCCCTGCACACCCAGTGGGCTCCTCCCGAGGCATGGGCCAGGCTGCTGCCTTCAGTTCTCTGAGAGGGACAGGGCCAGGGCCGCCTGGAAGGCAGCCTCCTCGTCAATGCTGTAGTCCTGGAAAATGGCAAGTTGGGTGGGAGGGCccgggtgaggggtgggggaggagcagGGGAGCCCCAGACTCGTGGAGTGGCTTCCGAGGCCAGCCCTTGCAGGTCAGCTGCCTCCCCAGCAGGACCTGGCAAGAGCCCAGACGTCCCCTCCTGCAGCACCTGGCAGGTCCCACGCAGACCCCTTCTGCACCCTGCCCCAGGGGCTCCGAGTGCAGCCGGCATGGGCCTAGCTCCCTGGGGGCTGAGCagaagggagagggagacagGCCCTGAGGCCCAAAGGGGACGCAGCCCCTTGACTTCCCTACAAACACATGGAAGTGGAACCCCATTCTGGTCCCCAGGCCCTGTCCTAATGGGGTGCTCCCCGAGGGGCCCACGTGCTCTGCCTCCAGGAGCAAACGGGCCAAGAGGCAGCCCCAGCAGGACTGAGAGGCAACAGGGCTCAGCGGCTCCCGCTTGCCCGGATCCCCTGGGAGCTGCCAGAGGATGCGGCCAGTCGCTGGCACCCCCTGGTGGCCACATGGCCTCAGCACGCCCACAGGCCCCGGCAGCCTCCCAGGGGAAGGGTGAGGGCCGGACACAGCGGGCCCAGGTGGGGGCAGGATACGCACCACAAAGGTGTCATAGGAGAACTTGTGCCGGTGGAGGAGGTGCTGCAGGAAGTTGGCACTCTTGTAGCTGGGGTCACCCCAGGGCATCGCCGAGCAGACTGGGCAGACCTGGGACGGGGCACAAAGGTGAGGCTGGGCCTGTGACTGGCGTGGGGTGGGGGACGGCCACTGGGAGCAGCCAGGATGGACCCTCCGGGCTGGACTCATGGCCTCTGAGCCCCCCACGTGGCTCCCGCCCTGGGCCAGATGGGGCATGGGACTGAGCTCCAGGGGCTGCAGAGACAAGGCGGGGGGAGGCCCACAGGGCACCGGGGAGGGAGGCCCTGGTCTGTGTGACTTGGGGTTGGGGCGGGCGGCTCACCACGCGGCTGGGGTCGCTGCGGTGGCTCCCCACGCAGTGCTTCAGCAGCTCCTGCTGGCCCAGGTTGCGGGCCCCGCAGTAGGGGCAGGCAAAGGTGGACCGGTTCGGGGTGTTGCTGGGgcgggggagaaggagggtgagCGCAGGGGGGCCTGGCTGCTGCCCTGCTCCACTGCAGGCCCAAGGCCAACAGACATGGCCCCTGTGGCCCCAGGCAGCTGCACCTCAGGAGGCTCGAGCCAGGGCCGGGGAGGGCACTGAGGTCCCGCTGCCCCTCCCCCCGAGGGCCTACCTGGGCACAGGCTGGGACGTGGGCACCACCGGGACGAACTTGGGGCAGTTGGCCATCTGCTCCTGGACCTTCCCACAGGAGGAGACGTGCACCCTCATCTTGGCCAGGGACACCTGGGGACGGCAGGGGGAGGCGTGAGAAGTCCTGCAGCCCAAGACCAGCCGAGCGGGAGGCAGAGCCTTGGGCCCCAGAGCTGAAGGAAAGACAAACATCTCCTGCAAAATTCCTTgtcaaaaagtgggaaaaaacaaaccaaaacccaACATAACCCCCACTGCCCTGAAGGCGGGACAGCAAGGGACGATGAGTCAGGGTAGGAGCTCAGGGCTGGGGCTCCAGTGCTGGGGTGGCACTGAGCAAGCTCTTGGCGGGGGACAGCCCAGCCTCCCTGGGCAGGGGACCCCACGCAGGCTCAGGGCTGGGGCTCCAGTGCTGGGGTGGCACTGAGCAAGCTCTTGGCGGGGGACAGCCCAGCCTCCCTGGGCAGGGGACCCCACGCAGCTCTGCCCTTTGACGAAGGTCCAAGAGGTGGCTCAGAGGAGCCCTGGAGGCTGCCCAGGGTCACTGAGGGGAGGGAACCGGGAGGGTCTGATCTGGCCCCTCTCCTCTGGGGAGGAGCTGGGCACGTGAGCCCAAGAGAGGCCCCATAGCTGAGTGGGAGACCCTGGACACTGCTGCGGGAGGGCAGAATCCAAATGTATCAACTCAGGAGAAACGCACAGCTGGGAGCCCACCAGGAGTTGCTGAGGCAAAGGAACACGCTCAGGGTTTTCCCTGACCAAGTATGGGCAGCCTTGGGGTGGGGGCCGAAGCCAGTGTGAGGGGCTCGGGAAAGGGGGACTCAGGAAAGGGGGGCTCGGCTGTGCAAGTCAGGGGGTATGGCAGCACCCGCCTTAGAGAGGGTAGTGTCATCCTGCCCCCAGACTCCCTTTGGTGCTTCGTTGGAGCCTTTCCTCTCTCTGCAGCCTCTGGGGGAGATCGCAGGGGGCTGGGGGGCAATCGGGGGGGGGTCGAGGCTGCACTAGGTGATCCCTGCTGAGCCATCACATTTCTGCATTGGCCACATGCACACTTTGAACCAGAGCCCAGAACCCACAGCTCTGAGAGTGGGTCTGCCAGCATGGGGGCCATAGCATGGGGGTTGGGGGCGATGGTAGGGGGACACAGCGAGGGACAGGGGGACAGGGCAGGGCTCAGGccccagctgggaaggcatcCCCCATACCCCCAGCACACCCTGTTCCTGTCCTGGGAGTGGAAGCCAGGCCTGCAGCTGCAGCCTCCCCCCTGCCCCTGCTCGGTCCGGGGTCCACTGTGGCGGCAGGGTACCTTCTTGTTGCAGCCCCGGCAGGGCGCCTTGTAGGATGAGAGCTGCTTCTCCACGTGGGAGGCCTTGTCCACCTTCTTGGGGTCAAAGGGCAGGCGGCAGAGCGGGCAGAGAGGGGACGGCACGTGGAGGCAGGGTTGCAGGCACTCCCCACAGAACCTGCAGGAACACAGGGGCTGAGCACGGGGTCCTCCAGCTGGCAGGGGCACGACTGTGTCCTCTGCCACACCACCAGGCAGCGAAGGCAGGGCTCATGGCTCAGGGTGCAGGGGCGGCCCAGGTGAGCTGAGAGCCCTCCAGGGGCTCCGAGTGAAGACACATGGTCATGGTAGAGGACCCGCCAGGCCTGAGGGGCTCCGGGACTCGTCCTCAGAGCAGGACTGAAACTGCCCAGGGTTGCACCACCTGGGGCCACATGAGGTGCACCATTCCCAGGGCACTTTGGGGGCACCAGGCAGCGACCCCCCTCCTGTTATGTCGTGGGCCGTGCCCCTACACTCGCCACACACCAGTGGTGGCCAAAAGCCCAGTGCTGGAGGTGGGGGGTTACCATTCCAGCTCGGGAAGGGCAAGGGCAAGCTGCTCTCGTTTCCTCGCCTGGGAAGTGGGACTTAGCCTAGATATTCCTGAAGACTCACAAGCCAGTCCAAGTGGAGGCCTTAACTAACAAAGGCTGGGTGTGTGCTTGTGGGTTACTAAGGCCACCAGCTCACTGTCACTGGCGTGAACATGATCTTGGGGCTTCCTGCTGTCCTGGAGTGCTTGGTGCTGTCTGGTGGCGCCCATGTCCCAGGGCCAGCCAGAGAACCCCTCTGCGGGGCCCTTGCGTGTGCTCTGGGCTCCCTGGGGACCTCCTAGCCTTCCTGCACTGGCACCTGCACCCTGCCAGCTGCTGTTTATAGCTACTGTACACTGCAGGTATTAAGCGCAATGTTCAGGCAGGAGGGAAAGCAGCCAACGGAAGCTGGAGAGTTCTTTGGCATGAAACTCCACagggaggaaagggagaaggagcTGAGTCCCAGGACCACCTCGGTCCAGCGTGGTGAGAGGCGCTGCGGAGCCTGCTCAGGTGATGGGGCCCTGGCAGACAGTGACACTGGGATGGTAAATGGAGCTCCTGGAGCAACGGGGCAGTGCCTGGCTCGGGTGGGGGCAGTGGGGCAATGCCTGGCTCGGGTGGGGGCAGTGGGGCAATGCCTGGCTTGGGTGGGGGCAGTGGGGCAGTGCCTGGCTCGGGTGGGGGCAGTGGGGCCCGACCCCTCATGAAGACGGCCAGTTCTGCAGAGTGGAATCAGGCCGGGTGCAGCTCTGCTCCC
The genomic region above belongs to Tamandua tetradactyla isolate mTamTet1 chromosome 16, mTamTet1.pri, whole genome shotgun sequence and contains:
- the RNF166 gene encoding E3 ubiquitin-protein ligase RNF166 isoform X1; the protein is MAMFRSLVASAQQRQPPAGPASGDSGLEAQYSCPICLEVYHRPVAIGSCGHTFCGECLQPCLHVPSPLCPLCRLPFDPKKVDKASHVEKQLSSYKAPCRGCNKKVSLAKMRVHVSSCGKVQEQMANCPKFVPVVPTSQPVPRSAQSARRCPGVTPATRVPTSCSTSSTGTSSPMTPLWTTALTRRLPSRRPWPCPSQRTEGSSLAHASGGAHWVCRESQQPWEGWRDSVGTGTAPPPLQGVTGPLRRAPRRTRRQDGRSLPQASFGPHC
- the RNF166 gene encoding E3 ubiquitin-protein ligase RNF166 isoform X2; its protein translation is MAMFRSLVASAQQRQPPAGPASGDSGLEAQYSCPICLEVYHRPVAIGSCGHTFCGECLQPCLHVPSPLCPLCRLPFDPKKVDKASHVEKQLSSYKAPCRGCNKKVSLAKMRVHVSSCGKVQEQMANCPKFVPVVPTSQPVPSNTPNRSTFACPYCGARNLGQQELLKHCVGSHRSDPSRVVCPVCSAMPWGDPSYKSANFLQHLLHRHKFSYDTFVDYSIDEEAAFQAALALSLSEN